In a genomic window of Bordetella petrii:
- a CDS encoding TAXI family TRAP transporter solute-binding subunit, giving the protein MARYTQHRPDRITEVVSQSQRNIKNAPGDKMTTSIRRFAFLLCLCLGFLQPAMAENISIATGGTGGVYYPIGGGIASMLSKKVPGMEATAEVTGGSVDNLKLIDGDDSYIGLTMSDAATDAYKGEGKFKGHKVPVRTLMILYPNRMHVVTVDGRGIEKMADLKGKRISTGSPGSATEVMAFRMLEAAGLDKDKDVDRERLGVAESVNAMKDNKIDAFFWVGGLPTAAVTDLANTPGTKIKLIDNAYLVPAMNKKYGNLYVEDTIPQATYRGMDHDNKQATVMNILVANEKMSDEVAYNIVKTIFDSRDELIAVHKDTAEFKLENQKAAASPVPFHPGAVKYFTEKGVKLD; this is encoded by the coding sequence GTGGCGAGGTACACGCAGCATCGGCCTGATCGCATTACAGAAGTTGTTTCGCAGTCGCAACGCAACATCAAGAATGCCCCAGGAGACAAGATGACTACTTCAATACGACGTTTCGCGTTTCTGCTGTGTTTGTGTCTAGGGTTCTTGCAACCCGCCATGGCCGAGAATATCTCGATTGCCACGGGTGGCACCGGGGGCGTTTATTACCCGATTGGCGGCGGCATTGCATCGATGCTGTCGAAGAAAGTGCCCGGTATGGAGGCCACCGCCGAGGTTACCGGCGGGTCGGTGGACAATCTCAAGCTTATCGACGGCGATGATTCCTACATCGGGCTGACCATGTCCGATGCCGCCACCGACGCCTACAAGGGCGAAGGAAAATTCAAGGGCCACAAGGTGCCGGTGCGCACGCTGATGATTCTTTATCCGAATCGCATGCATGTGGTGACAGTGGACGGGCGTGGCATCGAAAAAATGGCCGACCTGAAGGGCAAGCGTATTTCCACCGGTTCGCCCGGCAGCGCGACCGAGGTCATGGCATTCCGCATGCTCGAGGCAGCCGGCCTGGACAAGGACAAGGACGTCGATCGTGAACGGCTTGGCGTTGCCGAATCGGTGAACGCCATGAAAGACAACAAGATCGATGCCTTTTTCTGGGTAGGCGGGCTGCCCACCGCGGCTGTAACCGACCTGGCCAATACGCCGGGCACGAAGATAAAACTGATCGACAATGCGTATCTGGTTCCCGCCATGAACAAGAAATACGGGAACCTGTATGTCGAAGATACGATTCCGCAGGCAACTTACCGCGGCATGGATCATGACAACAAGCAGGCCACCGTCATGAACATACTGGTTGCCAACGAGAAGATGAGCGACGAGGTTGCGTACAACATTGTCAAGACCATCTTCGACAGCCGCGACGAACTGATCGCGGTGCACAAGGATACGGCCGAGTTCAAGCTGGAGAACCAGAAGGCCGCGGCTTCGCCGGTTCCGTTCCATCCGGGGGCGGTCAAGTATTTCACCGAGAAAGGCGTCAAGCTCGATTGA
- a CDS encoding Bug family tripartite tricarboxylate transporter substrate binding protein, translated as MADPQGHARPHRRQIMHVRDRRRFVLSSAAILAAGMLPGKAVMAQLAAEHATIRIVVPFSAAGPTDFIARLFAQALSEELKTTVIVENKPGASGNIGTQFVVDGPAEGTMLVHTTAAMQAVNPILYPNLRFDPAKDLIPVGITGSLANVLVVHPDSGVKTIEELVEKGKKTELTYATFGPGTSPHIYGELLRGLTGIKAIPIAYKGSGNAKADMLAGRIDFMFDSMTTAVTTVESGHLLGLAITSQERSALLPNVPTLKEKGYGRLNLNFWFTLQVSAKTPPEVVQRLRTAVAKAAQNPAYRKGVAERGVDTFTVPADDVERFVREDTAVWRNAVVEMGIKAE; from the coding sequence ATGGCCGACCCACAAGGCCATGCGAGACCCCACAGGAGACAGATCATGCATGTTCGTGACCGCCGCAGATTCGTATTGAGTTCCGCCGCCATCCTGGCTGCTGGCATGCTGCCGGGCAAGGCAGTCATGGCCCAACTGGCGGCAGAGCACGCCACGATACGCATCGTGGTGCCGTTCTCGGCCGCCGGCCCCACCGACTTTATTGCCCGCCTGTTCGCTCAGGCGCTGTCGGAAGAGCTGAAAACCACCGTCATCGTCGAGAACAAGCCGGGCGCGTCGGGGAACATCGGCACGCAGTTCGTGGTGGACGGGCCCGCGGAAGGAACCATGCTGGTTCACACGACGGCGGCCATGCAGGCCGTCAACCCCATTCTGTATCCCAATTTGCGGTTCGACCCGGCCAAAGACCTGATTCCCGTCGGGATTACTGGGTCGTTGGCCAATGTGCTGGTCGTGCATCCCGATTCGGGCGTGAAGACGATCGAAGAGCTGGTCGAGAAGGGCAAGAAAACCGAGCTGACGTACGCGACCTTCGGGCCGGGCACTTCGCCGCACATTTATGGCGAGCTGCTGCGCGGGCTGACCGGCATCAAGGCCATACCCATTGCCTACAAGGGAAGCGGCAACGCCAAGGCCGATATGCTGGCCGGCCGGATCGACTTCATGTTCGACAGCATGACCACCGCGGTAACGACGGTGGAGAGCGGTCATTTGCTCGGGCTGGCCATTACGTCGCAAGAACGATCCGCCTTGTTGCCGAACGTGCCGACCCTGAAGGAAAAAGGGTACGGCCGGTTGAATCTGAATTTCTGGTTCACGCTGCAGGTGTCAGCCAAGACACCGCCAGAGGTGGTGCAGCGCCTGCGCACCGCGGTAGCCAAGGCGGCCCAGAACCCGGCCTATCGCAAGGGTGTGGCCGAGCGCGGCGTGGATACCTTTACGGTGCCGGCCGATGATGTGGAGCGTTTCGTGCGCGAAGACACCGCGGTTTGGCGCAACGCCGTGGTTGAGATGGGCATCAAGGCGGAATGA
- a CDS encoding LysR family transcriptional regulator has product MSIDLRDLRHFLSVAAAGSISRAAQMQHMTQPALSVLIKQLEEQLGTPLFERLPKGVALTDAGERLRAHAKDILLRTELAYEEISQQARVPNGQVAVGLPQSLARFLTVPVVSDVLSRWPQIRLQVIELSSGYIPEHLQKGDIDVGMTFAQDERRDLNYTHLIDEELVFISSASQIRRHLGAAGLRRKTIHLSEMGDFPMILPSRTHSLRVRLEDYLQRAGQRLTIAAEVNTTSQLIGLAASGVGTTILSYSSLVGENSAADVRALHIEKPALTRSVYLCTNPSTPKTMAVMSVMRLLVDTVKRLTTEGVWPTSMEHQQSGG; this is encoded by the coding sequence ATGTCCATCGATCTGCGCGACCTGCGGCACTTCTTGTCGGTCGCCGCCGCCGGCTCCATCTCGCGGGCCGCGCAAATGCAACACATGACCCAGCCCGCGCTCAGCGTGCTTATCAAACAACTAGAAGAGCAACTGGGCACCCCGCTTTTCGAGCGGCTGCCCAAAGGCGTCGCCCTGACCGACGCCGGAGAGCGCCTGCGGGCGCACGCTAAAGACATCCTGCTGCGCACCGAACTGGCCTACGAAGAAATCAGCCAGCAGGCGCGCGTGCCCAACGGGCAGGTAGCTGTCGGCCTGCCTCAGTCCCTGGCTCGCTTTCTTACCGTTCCGGTGGTTTCAGATGTGCTGTCGCGCTGGCCGCAGATACGCCTGCAGGTCATCGAACTGAGCTCGGGCTACATTCCCGAGCATCTGCAAAAGGGTGACATCGACGTCGGCATGACCTTCGCCCAGGACGAACGGCGAGACCTGAACTACACCCACCTCATCGACGAAGAACTGGTCTTCATCAGTTCCGCTTCGCAAATCCGGCGGCATCTGGGCGCCGCCGGCCTGCGGCGCAAGACGATACATCTGTCGGAAATGGGCGATTTCCCCATGATCCTGCCCTCGCGTACCCACAGCCTGCGCGTCCGGCTGGAAGACTACCTGCAACGCGCGGGCCAGCGTCTTACCATTGCCGCCGAGGTCAACACCACATCGCAACTGATCGGGCTGGCCGCGTCGGGCGTGGGAACCACGATTCTCTCTTATTCCTCTCTGGTCGGCGAGAACTCTGCCGCCGACGTGCGGGCGCTTCACATAGAAAAGCCCGCGCTCACCCGCTCGGTTTATCTTTGCACCAACCCAAGCACGCCCAAGACCATGGCGGTAATGAGCGTCATGCGCCTGCTTGTAGATACCGTGAAACGGCTCACCACGGAAGGTGTCTGGCCCACTTCCATGGAACACCAGCAATCCGGCGGGTAA
- a CDS encoding LysE family transporter: MFLACISPGPDFVAVTSNALNDRRSGVFVGLGIACAVVIWATLAILGFGLLIKELFWLYEAIRLIGAVYLIYLGARMLMASFKARSSAPQLNGVPRAGAFQAWRQGFMVGITNPKTATFFATLFVTVLPVGAPAWVYAGVVAIAGLITAGWLGALATFFSVGRVRSVYARVSRVVDALMGAALVALGIRLASNR, translated from the coding sequence GTGTTTTTGGCCTGCATCAGCCCCGGGCCGGATTTCGTCGCGGTTACCTCCAATGCGCTCAACGACCGGCGCTCCGGCGTGTTCGTGGGCCTGGGCATCGCATGCGCGGTCGTCATCTGGGCGACCTTGGCCATTCTTGGATTTGGGCTGCTGATCAAAGAGTTGTTCTGGCTCTATGAGGCCATTCGCCTGATTGGCGCGGTTTACCTGATCTACCTTGGCGCGCGGATGTTGATGGCTTCTTTCAAGGCCCGCAGCAGCGCGCCGCAACTGAATGGCGTGCCGCGGGCCGGAGCCTTCCAGGCCTGGCGCCAGGGGTTCATGGTTGGCATCACCAATCCGAAGACGGCAACCTTCTTTGCCACCTTGTTCGTGACCGTGCTGCCCGTGGGCGCGCCGGCCTGGGTATATGCCGGCGTGGTGGCAATTGCCGGCCTGATCACGGCCGGATGGCTGGGAGCGCTCGCCACATTTTTCTCGGTGGGTCGCGTCCGGTCTGTCTATGCGCGGGTGAGCCGCGTCGTCGACGCCTTGATGGGCGCCGCGCTTGTGGCGCTGGGAATCCGGCTGGCCAGCAACCGGTGA
- a CDS encoding CaiB/BaiF CoA transferase family protein, with amino-acid sequence MQPLAGLKVVDFSKVLAGPLCGQYLGELGAEVIKVEPVELGDDTRGWTPTVEGESTIFLAVNHNKRSIALDLKSDQGGEIARRLVRDADIVLQGFGSGTAQRLGIDRDTLMALNPRLIYCEISGYGRDGPMGNEPGYDVMLQAFSGMISTLGHPGGDYARASFSPVDIGTAMFGLSGVLAAVIERQRTGKGVYVELALLDTALGFMSYMAQTYWHTGRDPQRMGTAHPSMCPYQAFQAKDGPLMLGAGNDAQWRRFCDAAGMPEYADHPDFSTNARRLANLARTVQIVQEKIATRTVSEWVALLSRIKVSCSPIHTLGQALSHPQVQARGLIEKTEHPVVGPLKQIGLPVKFQGRSREAVCPPPMHGQHTQEILQELGYDVADVAALLDASVVRQWKGAETRPSGEA; translated from the coding sequence ATGCAACCCTTAGCTGGATTGAAGGTTGTCGATTTTTCCAAGGTGCTGGCAGGGCCATTGTGCGGCCAGTATCTTGGCGAACTGGGCGCCGAAGTCATCAAAGTAGAGCCTGTCGAACTCGGCGACGATACCCGGGGCTGGACCCCTACTGTCGAGGGAGAGTCGACGATTTTCCTGGCGGTTAATCACAATAAGCGCAGCATCGCGCTGGATCTCAAGTCAGACCAGGGCGGCGAGATCGCCCGCCGCCTGGTGCGCGATGCCGATATTGTGCTGCAAGGGTTCGGCAGCGGCACGGCGCAGCGGCTGGGCATCGACCGCGATACGCTGATGGCGCTCAACCCCCGGCTTATCTATTGCGAGATCAGCGGCTATGGCCGGGACGGCCCGATGGGCAACGAGCCGGGCTACGACGTAATGCTGCAAGCTTTCAGCGGCATGATCAGTACCCTGGGCCATCCGGGTGGCGATTATGCGCGCGCCAGTTTTTCGCCGGTGGACATCGGCACGGCAATGTTCGGCCTGAGTGGCGTGCTGGCAGCGGTTATCGAGCGGCAACGCACGGGCAAGGGCGTATACGTGGAGCTGGCGCTGCTGGACACGGCGCTGGGGTTCATGAGCTACATGGCGCAAACCTACTGGCATACCGGCCGGGACCCTCAGCGGATGGGAACGGCGCATCCCAGCATGTGCCCGTACCAGGCATTTCAGGCCAAGGACGGCCCGCTGATGCTGGGCGCCGGCAACGATGCGCAATGGCGCCGGTTCTGCGACGCGGCGGGCATGCCAGAGTATGCCGATCATCCCGACTTCTCGACCAACGCGCGGCGGCTCGCCAACCTGGCGCGCACGGTGCAGATCGTGCAGGAGAAAATCGCCACGCGCACGGTGTCGGAGTGGGTGGCGCTGCTGAGCCGCATCAAGGTTTCTTGCTCGCCCATACATACGCTGGGGCAGGCGTTGAGCCATCCGCAAGTTCAGGCGCGCGGCCTGATCGAGAAAACGGAGCACCCGGTGGTGGGACCGCTCAAGCAGATTGGTCTGCCTGTGAAATTTCAGGGGCGTTCCCGCGAAGCCGTGTGCCCGCCGCCCATGCATGGGCAGCATACCCAGGAGATATTGCAGGAATTGGGATACGACGTTGCCGACGTCGCGGCGCTGCTCGACGCGTCGGTAGTCCGGCAATGGAAAGGCGCCGAAACCAGGCCATCAGGAGAAGCATGA
- a CDS encoding enoyl-CoA hydratase/isomerase family protein, producing MMIRYEVRDQVAEILFDNPPVNALSEQMLDDYLAALQQAAQAADVRAVIVGSAVPGRFCAGLNLMAIHKGDHARVRNLLERLYVRNVDTQFHMGKPTIAAVDGTARGGGMTLAVSCDMIVASESADFGYPEIDAGVPPSIHFSHLPSIVGRHRAFELLFTGRVFDAHEAARLGLVSRLAPSGQAMAAARELAATLCAKPPEVVRHGRQAFMHANDNGYRAAVRAAADSFCVAAARPSAREGIAAFVEKRKPVWPSET from the coding sequence ATGATGATTCGCTATGAAGTACGGGACCAGGTCGCCGAGATTCTGTTCGACAATCCGCCGGTGAACGCTCTGTCAGAGCAGATGCTGGATGATTATCTCGCCGCCCTGCAGCAGGCCGCGCAGGCGGCGGATGTGCGCGCCGTCATCGTGGGCAGCGCGGTGCCCGGGCGATTCTGCGCCGGGTTGAACCTGATGGCCATTCATAAGGGCGACCATGCACGGGTCAGGAACTTGCTTGAACGCCTGTACGTGCGCAATGTGGATACGCAATTCCACATGGGCAAGCCCACCATTGCCGCCGTGGACGGAACGGCACGGGGCGGCGGCATGACGCTGGCGGTATCGTGCGACATGATCGTGGCATCGGAAAGCGCGGACTTCGGTTATCCCGAGATCGACGCCGGCGTGCCGCCATCGATTCACTTTTCACATCTGCCAAGCATTGTCGGCCGCCATCGTGCGTTCGAACTGTTGTTCACGGGGCGGGTATTCGACGCACACGAGGCCGCCAGGCTGGGGCTGGTGTCGAGGTTGGCGCCATCGGGGCAGGCCATGGCGGCAGCCCGGGAGCTTGCCGCCACGCTGTGCGCCAAGCCGCCCGAGGTGGTGCGCCACGGCCGCCAGGCATTCATGCATGCTAACGACAACGGCTATCGCGCCGCCGTGCGGGCGGCCGCCGACAGCTTTTGCGTCGCGGCCGCGCGGCCCAGCGCCCGGGAAGGCATTGCTGCTTTTGTCGAAAAGCGCAAACCCGTATGGCCCTCTGAAACCTGA
- a CDS encoding molybdopterin-dependent oxidoreductase → MPEQIRRFPSLSHWGAFTAVTQGGRLIDCEPFARDSAPSDILRSMPAMVHSPLRIDRPAIRKGWLRHRHQSDGSERGRDEYVEVSWDEALAAVDSELQRVRAEHGNEAIFGGSYGWSSAGRLHHARTQTHRFLNAGGGCTNQAGNYSWGAAQFLLPHVIGTYAPVTGRVTDWNSVTSHTRLLIAFGGMPLRNTQITSGGAGDHPVPGQLERAAAAGIEFVVVSPTKADVPPGVRARWIPIRPNTDAALMLAMIHALITDGIHDQEFLQIHCVGFPALRDYLEGKTDGIPKTPEWAQAICDVPAETIRALARQARNTRTLLTCAWSLQRAHRGEQPYWASIALAAALGQIGLPGGGFAFGHASMNGAGNPRMEIAGPAVESGRNPTGSVIPVARVTDMLLHPGQQYEFNGREGIYPDIKMVYWAGGNPFHHQQDLNRFSRAWSRPQTIVAHEIWWTPMARRSDIVLPATTTLERNDIGGSTRDRYVFAMHQALAPVGSSRNDFDIYRELAARGGYEHRFTAGRTEMEWLRHIFESMASNWRDNGYVAPEFDAFWSQGFVEIPEPEKPFVLFEDFRLDPAGKPLRTPSGRIELYSEKIAGFGYADCPPHPAWLAPDEWLGSPKAAQWPLHLLTPQPAGKLHSQMDGGAASVDLKINGREALRISPSDAKARRIGQHDLVKIYNDRGACLATAVIDTGLKPGVVVLPTGAWFDAADEKLEIHGNPNVLTIDVGTSRLAQGSSAQSALVEVVLWEDAAPPVQALKPPKIGKWNRAA, encoded by the coding sequence ATGCCTGAACAGATCCGCCGCTTTCCCTCGCTCTCTCATTGGGGCGCCTTCACCGCGGTCACGCAAGGCGGCAGGCTGATAGACTGCGAGCCGTTTGCGCGCGACAGCGCGCCCTCGGACATTCTTCGGTCGATGCCGGCCATGGTCCACTCGCCGCTGCGAATCGACCGTCCAGCCATTCGAAAGGGGTGGCTGCGCCACCGACACCAGTCCGATGGCAGCGAACGCGGGCGCGACGAATACGTGGAAGTCAGCTGGGACGAGGCCCTTGCGGCGGTCGACTCGGAACTCCAGCGAGTCCGGGCAGAGCACGGCAACGAAGCGATTTTCGGCGGCTCGTATGGCTGGTCGTCGGCGGGCCGGCTGCACCATGCCCGCACTCAGACGCACCGGTTCCTGAATGCCGGCGGCGGCTGTACGAACCAGGCGGGCAACTACAGCTGGGGTGCCGCGCAGTTTCTGCTGCCGCACGTTATCGGCACCTATGCGCCGGTAACCGGCCGCGTGACGGACTGGAACAGCGTCACGAGTCACACGCGGCTGTTGATTGCATTCGGCGGCATGCCGCTGCGCAACACGCAGATCACATCGGGCGGCGCCGGAGACCATCCCGTACCCGGGCAACTCGAACGTGCGGCTGCGGCAGGCATTGAATTCGTCGTCGTCAGCCCGACCAAGGCGGATGTTCCGCCCGGCGTGCGGGCACGCTGGATTCCCATCCGCCCCAATACAGACGCCGCCTTGATGCTCGCGATGATCCACGCGTTGATCACCGATGGCATCCACGACCAGGAGTTCCTGCAGATCCATTGCGTTGGATTTCCGGCCTTGCGCGACTATCTCGAAGGCAAGACGGACGGCATTCCCAAGACGCCCGAGTGGGCTCAGGCGATCTGCGATGTTCCTGCCGAAACGATCCGCGCGCTGGCGCGCCAGGCACGCAACACCCGCACGCTGCTGACTTGTGCATGGTCATTGCAGCGCGCCCATCGGGGCGAACAGCCCTACTGGGCCAGCATCGCGCTCGCGGCCGCGCTGGGGCAGATCGGGCTGCCGGGCGGCGGCTTCGCATTTGGGCACGCCTCCATGAACGGTGCCGGAAACCCGCGCATGGAAATCGCGGGGCCCGCTGTGGAATCGGGGCGCAATCCGACCGGCTCGGTAATTCCTGTTGCACGAGTCACAGACATGCTTCTGCATCCCGGCCAGCAGTACGAATTCAACGGGCGGGAAGGCATTTACCCAGACATCAAGATGGTTTACTGGGCCGGTGGCAATCCCTTCCATCATCAACAAGACCTGAATCGGTTCAGCCGCGCCTGGAGCCGCCCCCAAACCATCGTCGCTCACGAAATCTGGTGGACGCCCATGGCGCGCCGCTCGGATATTGTGCTGCCAGCCACCACCACGCTGGAAAGAAACGATATAGGCGGGTCCACGCGCGACCGCTATGTATTCGCCATGCACCAGGCGCTGGCGCCGGTGGGCTCCAGCCGCAATGACTTCGACATATACAGGGAACTGGCCGCGCGCGGCGGCTACGAACACCGTTTCACGGCGGGCCGCACGGAAATGGAGTGGCTGCGGCACATCTTCGAATCTATGGCCAGTAACTGGCGCGACAATGGCTATGTGGCCCCAGAATTCGATGCCTTCTGGAGCCAGGGGTTCGTGGAAATTCCCGAGCCTGAAAAGCCATTTGTACTGTTCGAGGATTTCCGCCTCGATCCCGCAGGCAAGCCGCTGCGTACGCCCTCCGGCCGTATTGAACTGTATTCGGAGAAAATCGCCGGATTCGGGTATGCCGATTGCCCGCCCCACCCGGCCTGGCTGGCGCCCGACGAGTGGTTAGGATCACCCAAGGCTGCGCAGTGGCCCCTGCACCTGCTCACCCCCCAACCCGCCGGCAAACTCCATTCACAAATGGATGGCGGCGCTGCGTCCGTGGACCTCAAGATCAATGGCCGGGAAGCCCTGCGCATCTCGCCGTCGGATGCCAAAGCGCGGCGCATCGGCCAGCATGACCTCGTCAAGATATACAACGACCGGGGCGCTTGCCTTGCCACCGCGGTTATCGATACCGGCCTCAAGCCGGGCGTGGTAGTTCTGCCTACGGGCGCCTGGTTCGACGCTGCCGACGAGAAGCTTGAAATACACGGCAACCCCAACGTGTTGACTATCGACGTGGGCACTTCCCGGTTGGCTCAGGGAAGCAGCGCCCAATCAGCCCTGGTAGAGGTCGTGCTTTGGGAAGATGCCGCGCCGCCGGTCCAGGCCTTGAAGCCGCCGAAAATTGGCAAATGGAATCGCGCCGCATAG
- a CDS encoding TRAP transporter permease: protein MNVPAEPTSTAAVSDEALRKAEQYIEEEEGAANHMGGKLGIFLAAAAVIMSLFHLYAAYAIVPTQILRPIHVAFVMFLTFLMFPVSKRFRHRIMWWDWAVAVLAIAIAVYLIVGGDDFTDRNTSPNTWDVIFGVALILMVLESMRRTIGWILPVISSCFLAYAVLGNYLPHPWTHKGYGVDRIVGFMYMTLEGIYGVAVDVSSSLIILFTIFGAFLQFSGAGKFYIDFSFSAMGGKPAGAGRTVVLASFLLGGPSGSGVATTVTLGTVAWPMLSKVGYERNAAGGLLAAGGLGAIISPPVMGAAAFIIAEFLKISYLDVLLMAVIPTCLFYFALFLMVEIDVRKYGMGEIIFEKVDTVWNLTRHYWFHFLSLISIVAFMMWGFSPVLSVFWATVVSFLTSFLRPDTAMIPYDLFRGKGPIAKLFFQSPLIQALKAGATGMLSVGTTCAGAGIIVGVVTLTGLGLKFSGIVIDYAGGSLLLTAIYTALVVWVIGLAVPVTASYIICAVIAAPALIKLGVPDFAAHMFIFYYAVLSEVSPPTALSPFAASAITGGDPYKTTMQCWKYTMPAFLVPFMFVLDPTGQGLLLMGSTKALATANWWSVAEVTITAVAGIFALAVGFQGWFVKRATMLERALFCIAGFALVYPGRVADVVGFGLVLIALACHWRRRRTPPAAVA, encoded by the coding sequence ATGAATGTACCCGCTGAACCGACTTCCACGGCCGCCGTCAGCGACGAGGCCTTGCGCAAGGCCGAGCAATACATCGAAGAAGAAGAGGGCGCCGCCAACCACATGGGCGGCAAGCTGGGCATATTTCTGGCCGCCGCGGCGGTGATTATGTCGCTGTTCCACCTGTATGCCGCCTATGCCATTGTGCCGACGCAGATATTGCGTCCCATACACGTGGCATTCGTGATGTTCCTGACGTTTCTCATGTTCCCGGTCAGCAAGCGGTTCCGGCATCGCATCATGTGGTGGGATTGGGCCGTGGCCGTGCTGGCGATCGCCATTGCGGTGTACTTGATCGTGGGCGGCGACGATTTCACCGATCGGAATACCAGCCCGAACACCTGGGATGTGATATTTGGCGTGGCGCTGATTCTCATGGTGCTGGAGAGCATGCGCCGCACCATCGGATGGATATTGCCCGTCATTTCGAGCTGTTTCCTGGCGTATGCCGTGCTGGGCAACTACCTGCCGCATCCCTGGACGCACAAGGGTTACGGCGTCGACCGTATTGTCGGCTTCATGTACATGACGCTGGAGGGCATATACGGCGTGGCCGTGGATGTGTCCTCGTCGCTGATCATCCTGTTCACGATATTCGGGGCGTTCCTGCAGTTTTCAGGGGCCGGCAAGTTCTATATAGATTTTTCGTTCTCGGCCATGGGCGGCAAACCCGCGGGCGCGGGGCGCACGGTGGTGCTGGCGTCGTTTCTGCTGGGCGGGCCTTCGGGCTCGGGCGTGGCCACCACGGTAACCTTGGGCACGGTGGCCTGGCCGATGCTTTCCAAGGTGGGCTACGAGCGCAATGCCGCTGGCGGCCTGCTGGCCGCCGGCGGCCTGGGCGCGATTATTTCGCCGCCGGTGATGGGAGCGGCGGCGTTCATCATTGCAGAGTTCCTGAAGATCTCGTATCTGGACGTGCTGCTGATGGCGGTTATTCCGACCTGCCTGTTTTACTTTGCGCTATTCCTGATGGTCGAGATAGATGTGCGCAAGTACGGTATGGGCGAGATCATCTTCGAGAAGGTCGACACGGTATGGAACCTGACCCGGCATTATTGGTTCCACTTCCTGTCGTTGATCTCTATTGTGGCATTCATGATGTGGGGGTTTTCTCCCGTCCTGTCGGTGTTCTGGGCCACGGTCGTGTCTTTCCTGACCAGTTTCCTGCGCCCGGACACGGCCATGATTCCTTATGACTTGTTTCGCGGCAAGGGGCCAATAGCGAAGTTGTTTTTCCAGTCGCCCCTGATCCAGGCCCTGAAAGCGGGGGCGACTGGCATGCTGAGCGTGGGCACGACCTGCGCCGGCGCCGGCATCATCGTGGGTGTGGTGACACTGACCGGCCTGGGCCTGAAGTTCAGCGGCATTGTCATCGACTACGCGGGCGGCTCGTTGCTGCTGACCGCCATCTATACCGCGCTGGTGGTATGGGTGATTGGCCTGGCGGTGCCGGTGACGGCGTCGTACATTATTTGCGCCGTCATTGCCGCGCCTGCGTTGATCAAGCTGGGCGTGCCGGACTTCGCCGCGCACATGTTCATTTTCTACTACGCGGTGTTGTCCGAGGTTTCGCCGCCCACGGCGTTGTCGCCGTTCGCGGCTTCGGCGATCACGGGCGGCGATCCGTACAAGACCACCATGCAATGCTGGAAGTACACGATGCCCGCATTCCTGGTGCCGTTCATGTTCGTGCTGGATCCCACCGGACAGGGGTTGCTGCTGATGGGTTCGACCAAGGCCCTGGCCACGGCGAACTGGTGGTCGGTCGCTGAAGTCACGATAACGGCTGTTGCGGGTATTTTTGCGCTGGCGGTGGGCTTCCAGGGGTGGTTCGTGAAGCGCGCCACGATGCTCGAGCGCGCCCTGTTCTGCATTGCCGGATTTGCCCTCGTGTATCCGGGCAGGGTGGCCGACGTGGTGGGATTCGGCCTGGTGTTGATTGCATTGGCCTGCCACTGGCGGCGCAGGCGCACGCCCCCCGCGGCGGTGGCCTGA